DNA from Branchiostoma lanceolatum isolate klBraLanc5 chromosome 9, klBraLanc5.hap2, whole genome shotgun sequence:
TTTGGTTTGCCTGGCAACCTGCTCAAAGTTTCAGGTCTTGAACATCAAGCACCTTAGCCCACAAACAGAGCAGTCTACAAAATCTTTCAGAAGCAGACAAGTGAAGTAGAATCCATAAAAGCCTGACTTCGGCTGGAAATGTGAAAGCTTCCTTGACATGCGAAAGAGCAGCAAGGACAAACACAGAAATGACCATAGCCAGGAATATCTAATTCTTGCAAGCTGAAAGAGACAGATTTCTCATTTCTCAAAAAAATTACCTGTATTCCAAATCCTGGTCCTGTTTCAAACTCCCTGCCGTGCATGCCGATCATGCCTGTGATGTTGACTGGATATCCCCAAGTGTTCCCATCATCTGTACTGTTCACCACGTATGTCGTAGAAAACTTACACTTCTCAAAGTGAGGACAGTGGGAGTAGAAGATAAACATGGTCGCTGTTTCATCGTCTACGAGGATGGAGCCCAGTCCGATACCGTCAAAGTAGGTTCCATCGTCTAACACATACCCTAGAGGCTGCCATGTCATACCTGCATAAAAATTGATGTTAGCTGTTATCATATTGATATGATCAAATTACTATTGCAAAATCAATACAGGCAAACTAATCAATTATGTTGCCTTTTACTTCCTAAGTCGTTCATATGTTGTAAATACTCTAGTAGGAAGTGTAGATCATGGACTTCAGACGTTTAACTGATATCATGACAAAAATCAAGAGGGAAGTAAAATATAAGAGGGTGAGTCAGTTTTCAGCACTATCCTTCAAGTTTTCAACAACACAAGACAAAACCCCATAACACTCTTGAGTTGTATCAGATTAAGCCTACCATTAGAGTCATAGTCAAAATAACTTGACCTCTCACCTTTGTCCTCTGACCTACGGATGGCCAGAAACTTTTCCCCAGCATCGCCGCTGTTGTACTTCCTGGCTTCACACACGGCGACGAGGTGCCCTCTCGGCGTACGGGAGAGCAACGGGATACGGTACGAACTCACGCCACCCTGGTCTCCACCAGCAACCCATATTATCTGCTCTTCCACCAATAATGGGCTGACCTAAGACATAAGATATggttggaaaaaaacaatgaataatTCTGTATCTGCTATGTGTATTTCATTGTCTGTCTACCTTGATGTATCAATTTGTTTGATCTTATGTTGGTGGACAGGAAATCTCGGAACCAAATCCATACAAACCCTGGCTTTAGATCTGCAAAAAAACAGCTGATACCAGCCAGATTATTATCACCAAGGTCATCTAACCTATTACATCGCATACAGGACACAGATAGTGAGAACCAGTGGTgagaactgtgctgttttaTGCACATAGCTCAAATATTATGGTGCCTATTGAATTCAcataatttatctatttataatCGGTCAGTTATGATTATGAGGCTTTATGTTATCCTTTTTTACTCCCCTGGTTGGTTCAATATAGAGGACATAGAGATCTAGGAGCCTGAGGTTTGTTTACACAGGTCAAGGAGGTTACAGGTCTGAGattacacaaaatgtacacaaatgaTCTGCGTCGTTACATATGTTATAAAAGGCTGTGCTGAACTATAACTTGAGTATAAGACTATATCATACACCAGCAAACTTTATCACTCACTTTACGCTGTGATGATCTCCAAGAAGTTGTAAATGAGGGCAGAACAGACACCGAAACAAACAACGAGATGATCACAACAAGCTTCACTTCCGCCATTTTGTCAGGCTATGACGACATCGTCATGTGACCACGCCCTCTGTTGTTGCAGACAATAGGAGGAAGATTTCCATTGTGACGTCATAAAGGGAATGTTCGTTTGTGTTGCAGGGCGCGTGGATGATGGCCTTCTACAACCACAAACCAGAATTCCTTCATGGCCGGAGAACTCTTCTCTCAAAATGATTGAAAGATTGCAAGTTTCTGTCGGTCAAATTTGGGACAAGACATGAGTTGGTAATTTGCAATTCACATTTGTTTACTTCTGATGTaacgttaattttttttattaatatgGGAGCGGACGAATCAGCTTGTTTGATTGCCTTTTTGCATCGGCCTTCTCTAGCTTTTTGTATCGCCATTTCTGACGTGAGATGTCCGTGACAACTATGGTCAGATACCTGGGGCATGGAGTAAACTGAACATGACAAGTCTCCGAAGCATCCAAGTTTCAGGCAACGTTACTGTGACATAACCCTTGGTTACCATGATGCTCATAAGCACTCGATAACGTATTGAAATGTTATTGTAATTTGGCTGAAACCATATTTACCCTCCTGACTCCTGTGATCCCGAAAGGAAAAGACTGACAacgtccatggtgctgattgtgcTATCCTGTCGTACTGCAAGGAGctggtaggtggcgcttctgtGCGGTAGTCACAGCAGAGACAATATactctagcctgagtgccagcctttttagcttccgtacgctacccaagctctgctcCTCGCTAAAATTCTgaccggcagcggagcttgggtagcgcagcggacctagggtagcggacggaagcttaaaaggctggcactcacacggggtataacgtacgtcacgggatggccagacacattcggtggtcgcagagatctatcagccgcaacgcgcagacacattcgacgcgccgcggaaaaatcagccatccgcgcggacctatcagccgcaacgcgcagacaaattcgacgccgcgcggacctatcagcccttcgcgaggaaaactcagccgtgggacagcgccatcaggtgtctcactactgccttcagagagcgctggaaaagccgcgccaaggtaggtcatccacaatttccttctctggcgtcatatagagacatcgactggtaatctaactaggcctatcaggtgccagactatcttagggtcatcaggagccagaaataatcggcaggtcttcaaattaagtcgagatatagggagaacagttctcaatcggtgacacaccacatcgaagttgtcaaggtaaacagtggctaatgccgtattttgggccattagaagcaaagacatcggcggttttgacgtcttttagtgtgattgggtgtccagaacaacgtaacatactctggaattgatataatatgcccacagagcgaaaatatgtggtagaagtgataccgctatataacgcccccctccccattttctagtaaagttacggccaatatcttatacatgtagtagtatagtaAGCATTAACAGGCAATAGTATTTTTGTCGCCTCGATTGATTTTGGCGATATGCGGGGAATACCTTCTGTCACTTTAAGGGATTATCCTCATCTAGATGAGTCAACGAACATCTCATACGTTTCTCGCAAGATTGTTTACTATATTGTTACTACTATTACCcaggtataatgtgtcactgcaagtaatcaaccctgacatttttcagaaatgactcGTTGACTCAGGTTGACACTACATCCGCGgaaaaggtgtagaaacaaaacaacgggcacctggaaagcaaacacgcgaagttgacgatgtatgggtaacagaatataacattggcattgatgacagaactgcagcaagtcccaggcagaaagagacacaactctcctggtcaactcCTACTCGAGCTAGCGTCAACGACACTTTTTCTGAACTGCAAGCTTCTCTCCCTTTATACGAAAGGCACTATAAGCAacggaaatcatacaatgtacaactggaatattcaaataactccatatttgccgtagaaatctatatttatagagatatgtattgagtagattattcatcaattttggtACTATGCAGTGAGTTTGAAATAGCGCATGATAttggatgaagactatactttgtcaggctgttatatttacagatgtaagtaatggaccatctcagcgttgcatcattgtactgaccatccgtatttcctgaaatgttaatccaaaaatgacacacaaaatatagttatatataactagatttattctggttgtttacaaaatatatatttgctgaattgcaataccatgttcttgatcttgttatacatcacttggcaaatgactatgttgtaatcatattgcactgtAGCTTAATCTATTGCTATAGATTACAAACTAAAGTATTCTGATcgtttataaatattgactcttgagaaaagaagaacaaagtcaaaaccaatcAAATACCGAGTCTCGTCGCCGtcattttcccaacactacagatgaaaatatgtcactgtACAGGTGCACTATACACAAGGTATACcttcttgtgaaacaacaaatataattatatgaaccagaattactgcatgattacacacaagttcttcctttttatgaaaCCCGTGTTCACACTTGTATCACTGACAAACGTCTTTACTTTGGGATTGTCATGGGTACTGTGATGATGTTTCAGGACTTCTTATACTATGACTTAAATGACTTTCCACATTTGTCGCAAAAATCCCAATCTGAGTGCACTATCATGTGCTTCTTCACTTGAACTCTTTCTGACACACTGGGCACTCCTTGGATGATTCAACTAAGTGATACTGAAAGTTTATAGCATAAATAAAGTatttattgcacaacccacACTAAATTGCTGGTCCTTTATCAGCCCCATGGCAGCGACGCTTGTGTTCAGCTACTGAACCACTGTTCGCTTAGCACTTGCCATGTGTACCCAGACTGTACTGTAGTCCTGCGTGTGGGGGAGGAGAcatccttttctacatcttcagctggcaaaaccacaccaggtagactcgttggactcttccaaagacactgaaccctcactggatccactggtgctggtgtttgaacgggatccactggtgctgttaCTTGGAGACCAGGTACCCTGTCCTTCTCCAAGGCATGGCTTGTCAGGTGGTTCTTCATCtccctcctgaaggctggaCTTGTAGGGTAGaacaggtggttttacatttgtggtcacatgcacaaacctgtcctactcatcaaactccatggctgaaatgcaaattccaaaaatgaatgccTTTGTCTGGATAAACATTGATGGCTATGCATCTTCATTGAAATGACCACAACAGTATCGCTTCTtatggctttaatactgctataaGAGCTAACATCGTTCTAGTACTTCTACACATGGTGGCTCGTACtgaaggatgggggagggggggcgttatatagcggtatcacttctaccacatattttcgctctgtgggcataatatatcaattccagagtatgttacgttgttctggacacccaatcacactaaaagacgtcaaaaccgccgatgtctttgcttctaatggcccaaaatacggcattagccactgtttaccttgacaacttcgatgtggtgtgtcaccgattgagaactgttctccctatatctcgacttaatttgaagacctgccgattatttctggctcctgatgaccctaagatagtctggcacctgataggcctagttagattaccagtcgatgtctctatatgacgctagagaaggaaattgtggatgacctaccttggcgcggcttttccagcgctctctgaaggcagtagtgagacacctgatggcgctgtcccacggctgagttttcctcgcgaagggctgataggtccgcgcggcgtcgaatttgtctgcgcgttgcggctgataggtccgcgcggacggctgatttttccgcggcgcgtcgaatgtgtctgcgcgttgcggctgatagatctctgcgaccaccgaatgtgtctggccatcccgtgacgtacgttataccccgtgacTCAGGCTAACAAAACTCTCAATGCCTTGTACTTTGTTCATAACTCGAACCTTGCTCAGAACAAGGTTTGCTCAGAActaaatttatatttctaattCTGTATAAGTCACTGCTTCCACAAAGTACGTTCGCATTTCAACTACGTAGTCCGGAAATCTGTGTAGGTTACAGGTAACTCTTACAGGTTTGAAGTGTGGCAGACGGTTAGTGTAAACGCGTGTTGTCTCGGCAAAATTGTTTTGTGTACTGTCGGTTGCCAGGTTCGAATTGAAGGGGGATGATGTTCTGGAACGAGGGGTTGTTATGCGGCGCTCTGCGTTTAGCGTTACCTCGGATAACCCCCACATTCGCCACCATTCTGGAACAAAAACATCAACACTGAACTATAGTGCCACATTAAAAGCATGAAGACCACGTATAGTGGTACATCTAAAGGGAGGGGAAATCATTTTCACAAGTCTTTTCACAAACTCTGTCAAGGTGTAGTAGCATCGCCACGCCCGCCACCACAAAGCTCTCTCAATAACCTACTTGATCCAGCCCTCGGTGACTTGCTAACGCGCTAGTTCCAAAAAGTGAAATTAGCGTAAATCGTTTGGTGGTTCATTCTTTTGGTAGATTGGTGTCAATTAACTCTTACcaaaaaatggatcggatttAGATAAACTAGCGTTACAGCGTGTACACAACAGTAGCAATGTAGCTGTTACTAATACCTATTTTCATTACCAGTCATTGCTGCCGTAGTCGCGTGGCAGTGGGGACACCTGGCggatcttgaaatatttgcagctCCCCTATTGATTTTTACTGCAGTAATATTTCTTAGTCGCTGCGGGGCGCTTTTAATCTGCGCAGAATTGGtgcattttatcattttatgatactagtatgcttGGTTATTAAACAGGAAACTATCATCATGACATCAATACCTTTTTTGGAAGAAATTGGCTGTTTTTTTGCTGTCCAAATGCAGAAGAGAACAATGTTGGACATCATCATCACACACATAACCAAACTTTCAAAACCCTTCCATTCACAACATATAATTAAATTCTGTGCAGCTCCAAACaaattagcctggagtccagccttcttagctttagtccactaCCCAAGCTGAGCGGGGAGCGGAGCGGAGCTTGGAtagcagactaaagctaagaaggctgggcTCCAGGCTATAAAtgaataacatgtacatgtattcatattgtattactgaatgtatttcatttattggaAGTCAACTATGGTAAATATATACAGTGGTATTTTCTCCAGTGTGCACCCAATGTGTGTTGAAATATTCTGATTCATACCACTGCAAGAGCGTCAAATTCTTTTGGCAAAGTTGGTGAAATTGACCAAagacaaaaacatgtaaaaactgCAGGTTGAAAGCATTCATGTGTGCTTTGCTGTACAGTTCCAGCTTCTTCTTTACAAATCTAGTCGCTGGCTGGATTTATATAAAATCATTACATAGGAAGTATATACAACATCTCTAAAACAGTATGCTCAGCAGATGACTACTTTCACAGTGCGTGTATTGCTTTTGAATGGGTTTGGAAGAGAGAAACCAAATATTTGCTGGCACAATGACAAGCAGAATGACAACAGCAATTGTTGTGTTTTGCTCTCAATGGCTCATGGCAGGCCATACTAGGACAAACCTTATTCTTATCCAAAACTCATTATGAAGCACTGTTTACTGCAGTttgttacatgtagtacaaatcATTTTGGTAAACTGCATATCAGTACGAAATATGTCTGTTACACAGCAGCAGATAAAAGAGTAGGAAGTAGATTTTGAGTCCTAAAATCTCTTATTTGATCCATCAGTCAGGAGTTATAAGTCATGTCCTCTTGAAGTCATGTGGTTGTAGTTGTACAAGTTTTTACtataaaagaaaacacacacaaacatcatCCAGTCCTTCACTTCTTGCTTGCTGGTGTTTCAGGCACTGAAAAAGAAGATAATCAGTTTATAATATCTGTGATAAACAAAATCCTGACAACTTGATGATAGAGAATCTCAAATGTTCAATCTAAAAGTGTAATAGCAAAAGAGACTGAATTCACTTTGATGGATTGATATTGCAATTGAGAATGCATTTCACAAGACAAATCAAAAGATTTACCTGTATGTTAAAACTACACAGAGTAAGTTTCGTCCTTTTAAAGGTAGACACCACAGTGCCCTACTCACCCTGGCCTGAGATTTTCAGCATGACGGTCTCCATCTGTTGTTCTAGTTCACTCTTCTTGTCCAGATAGTCCTGAACTGAAGCATCTGTGGTGTTTTCTAACCACTGTTCCTTCTCTGTCAGAGCTGCATTAGTGGATGTCTGCAGGAAAGGAACATCATAAAAACACTGTCTTCAGGAAACTCCCAAGCAATTCATAGCTATCGTAAGCTTTTTTGCATTGGTCACAAAAGAAGTTGAAATACAGCAGTACAAAACAAAGACCATTTGTTGCAGCTGATGTAATAACAATAAATCAAACATTAGTGACCTTCAGTATTAATGTCATTTTATCTTATAAAGCTTACTTTTTCTTCCTTGGTGAGTTTTGCTGCTCCCATCTTCTCAGGGTCCGCGAGGGTTTCCCTCATTGATGCAACGTAAGATTTCAATGTTTGTCTTGCTTCTGTGGAGGCAGAAGGAACATGTTTGATTTCCAGGCTTCAGATTCACCACTGGTTATTGGGCTATATGTGAATAATGGGATGATATAAAAGTTTGACAGGAAAGGTTTTGATTACAAAGATATTTCAGCAGATTGACTGCATATCAGACATATAACACACTTCCCTTACCTTGCCTATCTAGATACTGTGCGCAGTCGTCCATCCCGTATCTGACCGCAATCTCCCGCGCCCGCTCACCGTGGTGCGATCTCTTCTGCAGGTCGGCCTGGAACTGTACCAGGATCTTCAGACACGCCAACTTCCCCCAGGACGCCGCCCTGTGCAGCGCAGTGTAACCTGGGAGGGGAAAACAAAGTCCATTGTAATTTGGAACTCTCAAGGGGCTGCTCCAGAAAtaacaaatgacaaaataaTGGCTTGAATTGATTCAACATAATCAAATGTCTCCAATACTTCGTATGATACCTGTctactcttttgtttgtttttcctgcTACTCCTCCCCAAAATAGGTCTAACGTTAAAGAGCATCTGACATTCCTTTGATAGTTACCCCTCAATGtcaataacgttacatgttgccAAACTCATACTAGAATGTGACAGAAGTAACCAAGCTTTCCCCTATGTAGATAATTTAAAAGGGAATATTGAGTTCGGCAGTCTCACCCCTGGGTGTTGAGATGTTGGGATCCGCCCCTCGAACCAGCAGCTCTTTCACCACGTTGTCTCTCCCCAGCATGGAGGCCGTGTCCAGCGGAGACTTCCCTTCTGGGTCTCTCTCATTCATTCGCTCCTGACAAATGGAAAAATCACATGTTATAAGGTTATGTAATGAATTTCATTTAAGTGAAATTAATAAAGTTAAGGGTGGAAACTGCAGTATCATATCGAGAAGTTATTCCTGTTACtagtattttgatttttttcaaagaactTTCTTGTGATCGTGCAATTGTTTTTCCAACctccctgtaacgttacattgactTTTTTTTCGGTATCAATTCTTACCCAATCTCAATGATCCTTggttacaaatacacaaagactTGGTGGAAAGAGGAAGAACTCTTCGTcctttatcatacatgtatatgaacgcAAACGGTAACATTTAATGATGGAATCCTAGGGGACCATATTAGTCATACAGGACCTAACGTTACACCTCCTTGTTCTCTGTCTCTACGGTCAGATCAGTCAAAACAACTGACAGGATCTGCTAACGCGCGCGTCAGATCGCTGCCTCCTGAGTCTCGTACCTGGATCTGAGGGTGGTACGGGTCCTCTTCGTCGTCCAGCGCCCGGCACAGCCGCGACACTTCCCCGCTCAGGGCAGCAGCCATGGCCAGGTTGATGCTCAGGTCCGGAGGAGGGGGGGCGGGCTCCTCCGATTCCTGGTTTTCCGCTTCTTGGGCCGCCGTCATGGCTCAGACCAACATTTATGAGCTAATAAATGAAGGTGCTGACGTATACAGGCGTGATTATTTCGAAAAAATTATTGCAAAACAGGAGAAAAGTCCTGCAACTTTTCCGAAATGCTCTAGACAAGTCTCCAACTTTTTAGTTGTAGCAACGGCGTGACGTCACGGCGGACGATTCCACTGGTACAAACAGGGGCGGCAGGTGGGGAAATGCGAAAGTCCCCGGATGAGTATCCCACAAAGCATTGCTGTTTCCGGAAAGGTACGCTTTGAACAGAGTACGGATTTCGGAGGCGAATTTCTCCTAAAATTCACGTTTTACAGGTAAGACTGATAGCTTTGTAGGTGTACAAGAACATAATGAAGATCTGTGCACAGTTTTAGAGTGGTTTATCAATCGACAGTAAAATTATAAGGGTTTTTCAAGGACGTGTGCTGGGCAAAATGACGTCAGGTCGaacgccatgtttgtttgtgtctgctAAACTGTCACAAGTGGAATATCTACGAAAGTCAATCTCCTCTGCGTAAAAACGGACTTTTAGAAATCTGATAACCCTAATATTGCTGTAAGGTAGATTTTGAACAAAATTCTTCATTTGGTGATTTGCTACAAATGCCATAGAAGAAGGTCTGGAATGGTAAATATAATAGTTTTGACCTGTTGGAATATAATGTTAGGTTACCCCACCCCAAAGATCACACGCAaattatattgatatttttcaggTTATCTTTTGAAAGCTATGCATGCGTTTAAGCACATTTTCATCTTATATTGATGATGGTGTGGGTGGTATCCTGAATATAGTCGACCATTCGCAGCCATGATCCAATAAGCCAAGAACTATAATATGATTATTGAAGATTGAAATCATACTTTTTCTTGGCATCAGCATGCGATACAGTGTTACCCATCTAGATACCCAACAAAGCTGCCAACTGGTTCGCTACTCATTCTCCTTACAACGGTAGAGTTAGAGTTGGTCTATATCGCTATATCAGAGTCATATTATTTTACAATGATATAGTTTTAAGTATTAGGCTTGAGGAAAAATAAGAGAGTTCTTCTGTGTTCTAACAGTTTTAGCAGTCACCCATAGTCATTAAACATGCACCATTTTTTAACAAAGTTTCTATCATAGAGAATGAGTCGTGTGGTGCTTGGTATACTGCAGACATGCTTCGCAGCTTTAACATCTGTGTTTGTTCTTTCCAGCCCAGTGACAACAGCCCACTGTCAGGCGATGGCGGCCCACATGCACCCTGTCACTCCCCAGGAGGAGGAAGTGCCACGCGCCAGGATGGCATATTCCTCCGACAAGCACCCCCGGCAAACGTTGGAAGCCATCAACTCGCTGCGCAAGCGACGGGAGCTCTGCGACGTGGTGTTGATCGTTGGCGACCGCAGGATCTACGCCCACCGCGTCATCCTTGCCGCCTGTAGCCCCTACTTCCACGCCATGTTCACGGGAGAGTTGGCAGAAAGCCGACAAACGGAAGTTATAATTCGGGACATTGATGAGCGGGCCATGGAGCTCCTGATAGACTTTGCGTACACGTCGCAGATCACAGTAGAGGAGAGCAACGTCCAGACGCTCCTGCCCGCAGCATGCCTGCTACAGCTGCAAGAAATCCAGGAGGTCTGCTGCGAGTTTCTGAAAAGACAATTGGACCCGTCAAACTGTCTGGGCATCAGAGCCTTCGCAGACACTCATGCATGTAGAGAACTGTTAAGAGTGGCGGATAAGTTTACACAACACAATTTCCAAGAGGTAAGAAAAAGAGAAGGATTCACTTAACAAATGTGGTTGCACCATACTTGCAAAAGAGTTTTGTTATGTAACTTATGAATATGATGTTTACCTTATGTACAGGACATGTTATTAACACTACAACAGT
Protein-coding regions in this window:
- the LOC136442541 gene encoding ankyrin repeat domain-containing protein 45-like yields the protein MTAAQEAENQESEEPAPPPPDLSINLAMAAALSGEVSRLCRALDDEEDPYHPQIQERMNERDPEGKSPLDTASMLGRDNVVKELLVRGADPNISTPRGYTALHRAASWGKLACLKILVQFQADLQKRSHHGERAREIAVRYGMDDCAQYLDRQEARQTLKSYVASMRETLADPEKMGAAKLTKEEKTSTNAALTEKEQWLENTTDASVQDYLDKKSELEQQMETVMLKISGQVPETPASKK